The following are from one region of the Phormidium sp. PBR-2020 genome:
- a CDS encoding PAS domain S-box protein produces the protein MSTHVFLMIHRALLAVLLGQDSWLGILGLGNPPLILGSLGLTLLGILLAMARRYLRQGQPLAHLPSSTSVTMPDTPQDPSLESLSKGNPLWLPLQKLRLLVEQSPLAVIEWDCNFCVVAWNPAAEAMFGYGQAEVLGKHASEILVPEADRPHVDGVWSALLQQTGGSRSTNRNVNRDGEVLWCEWYNTPIVNSQGEVIGVASLVQDITQRRQAEEALHQAYADLETRVRDRTAELSQANEQLTHEIQERERIEAERSEFSALLQATFDSTADGIVAADQNLGIITYNRQFQEMWGLPSSLLAKRDGLEVLGAIEPLLCDPQAFRQQIDFLLEHPEENSCDQVRLKDGRVFERYSQPQIIGDRIFGRVWNFRDVTERQRTEEGLRLTQFAVDACADLVFWLDHEGNFTYVNDAACQVLGYSRSQLLSRRIFDLDPAMTPQRWEEHWQELREQSSLQLEAFHIAADGENIPMAITANYVHLGETELNCAFARDSRDRVRTETALRESEQRFRDVSEAAGEYLWEVDLQSRYTFVSERVLSVKGYPSAQVLGETPFTFMVAEDIPRVQRVLNQAIEQGQSFKLEHRDRLPDGTIVWEEVNGIALLDDEGKVKGFRGAGLSITERKQNEESLRRQFLAVESAMDGIALLNAHEGSYVYLNQAHGSLFGYDRCEELMGQTWHRLYPPEEITRIEQEIFPILQRDRHWRGDTLAQRRDGTLFWQEISLSLTEDGLLICACRDVTESRGMLTALQESEERFRQLAENVDSVFWISDPQTLQVLYVSPAYERLWGHSAVELYGNPKKFIEAIHPEDRDRLADDLRNPISDTYSREYRLLHPDGTLRWIRARAFPVRDEAGQLYRVVGVAEDISDIKLAEAALERQLQRERLFSTISQRIRQSLDMESVMQTSVEEVREFLHTDRVVLYKFNPDWSGNIVVESVEPGCLQLLNRTIEDPCFRGNYVNSYRQGRISSLDDIETVPLDECHRNLLRQLQVRANLVVPVILNHNPQDTSSGEEQGQLWGLLVAHECRQPRPWQGAEIELLQQLSVQVAIAIGQSQLYAQAQAEVTERQQAEQRLRESEATIRSLYEVTANQNLDFETRLDQVVRMGAERFKMDIGTIGRVDGDRYELLSVYIPGRALIPPVPGDSFNLAETFDGILLEEIRQQQNVHHVLAIEQIQDSPWQDVGGHRLRGLQSYFGVAILVGGDVYGTLSFCSPQPRAAGLFSDADCELLRLMAQWVGGEIERHSAQKEVQRSFQRALLLRTITQDIRSKLDLQEICQTTCSLLGETLKGDRCLLYAYDENPEPQAPMMAEYLSRGTVSTIGLNLSVIGNPHLEKVLRSDRAVPVSNVFEDPVLNTLAPLSREISLKSMLAVRTSYKGKVNGLIVLQQCDRFRYWTQSEIELVESVADQVGIAVAQGRLLEQETRQREQLAQQNLALEQARLAAEAANQAKSEFLATMSHEIRTPMNAVIGMTGLLLDMDLTLDQRDFVETIRTSGDALLTIINDILDFSKIEAGKLDLEEHPFELRTCVEGALDLLASRAAEKGIELACFIEPSVPHSLIGDVTRLRQILVNLLGNAIKFTARGEVVVSVSASPLGDGALETVDMEEVHPTHQIQVSVRDTGIGIPQERLDRLFKPFSQVDASTTREYGGTGLGLAIAQRLCQLMGGRMWVESAVNVGSTFSFTFTGRAIALSRLRDLTETQPDLQQARILVVDDNATNRQILVRQTQFWGMHPFAAASGAEALVLLEDGARFDVAVLDMQMPQMDGLTLAKKIRQRTEGAELPLVMFTSIGKPEIRKDYESLNFVAFLNKPIKQSQLYDVLVAALGQGTVQSQGWAKGTTPTKPASKPVDVLSLRVLLAEDNAINQKVALRILERMGYRADVAANGLEVIGALHRQPYDVILMDVQMPELDGLETTRRIVEDAATFPFPKPRIIAMTANAMQGDREACLAAGMDDYVSKPIRVEQLARALAQCTPISQEIIPKTGGGQPQPPQAGPPQAGPPQGGQPQAGPPQGGQPQAGPPQGGQPQGIAPRLDEEMPVLNPEALDSLWQLVGEDDSQMFLEVIESYLQEVPQLLSECSEAIADQDKVRVQRLVHTLKSTSATLGATLLSQACSDFEQRALEATAAEHQQRLSRLLAEYEPVKQALLDLREETRQTVQSHEAQGGSA, from the coding sequence ATGTCCACTCACGTATTTCTGATGATTCACCGCGCCCTGTTGGCTGTCCTTCTTGGGCAAGACTCCTGGCTGGGTATATTGGGGTTGGGGAATCCCCCCCTAATCCTAGGTTCCCTTGGCTTGACTCTCTTGGGAATCTTGCTCGCTATGGCCCGACGATATTTGCGTCAGGGTCAACCCCTCGCTCACCTACCCAGTTCCACTTCTGTTACTATGCCTGACACCCCCCAAGACCCTTCTTTGGAGTCTTTGAGTAAGGGCAATCCCTTGTGGTTGCCCTTACAGAAACTGCGCCTGTTGGTCGAACAGAGTCCCCTCGCTGTGATTGAGTGGGACTGTAATTTTTGTGTGGTGGCTTGGAACCCAGCGGCTGAGGCCATGTTTGGCTACGGCCAAGCCGAGGTATTGGGAAAACACGCCAGTGAGATTCTCGTCCCGGAAGCCGATCGCCCTCATGTGGATGGGGTTTGGTCGGCTCTATTGCAACAAACTGGAGGCAGTCGCAGTACCAACAGGAATGTTAATCGAGATGGAGAGGTGCTCTGGTGTGAGTGGTACAACACCCCGATTGTCAATTCCCAGGGTGAAGTGATTGGGGTGGCGTCCTTGGTGCAAGATATTACCCAACGACGACAGGCGGAAGAGGCACTGCATCAAGCTTATGCGGATTTAGAGACTCGGGTTCGCGATCGCACGGCGGAACTGTCTCAAGCCAACGAACAACTCACCCATGAAATTCAGGAACGGGAGCGCATTGAGGCGGAACGCTCCGAGTTTTCGGCCCTGTTGCAAGCCACGTTTGACTCGACAGCGGATGGGATTGTGGCAGCAGACCAAAATTTAGGAATTATTACCTATAACCGTCAATTTCAGGAAATGTGGGGGTTGCCGAGTTCCCTGCTGGCGAAACGGGATGGTTTGGAGGTTCTAGGGGCAATTGAACCACTCCTATGTGATCCTCAGGCCTTTAGACAACAAATCGATTTTCTCTTAGAGCATCCTGAGGAGAATAGTTGTGATCAGGTTCGCCTCAAAGATGGACGGGTGTTTGAGCGGTATTCCCAACCCCAGATTATCGGCGATCGCATCTTCGGCCGGGTTTGGAATTTTCGTGATGTGACGGAACGCCAACGCACGGAGGAGGGATTACGCTTAACTCAGTTCGCAGTGGATGCTTGTGCGGATCTGGTGTTTTGGCTAGACCATGAGGGCAATTTTACCTATGTTAATGATGCGGCCTGTCAGGTCTTAGGGTATAGTCGCTCGCAACTCCTGTCCCGCCGCATCTTTGACCTCGATCCGGCGATGACTCCTCAGCGGTGGGAGGAGCATTGGCAAGAGTTACGAGAACAGTCCTCGTTGCAGTTGGAAGCCTTCCATATTGCGGCGGATGGGGAGAATATTCCTATGGCGATTACGGCGAATTACGTGCATTTAGGTGAGACGGAGTTAAATTGCGCCTTTGCACGGGATAGTCGCGATCGCGTACGCACGGAAACGGCGCTGCGGGAGAGTGAACAACGCTTTCGGGATGTCTCGGAGGCGGCGGGGGAATATCTCTGGGAGGTTGATTTACAGAGCCGTTATACCTTTGTCAGCGAGCGCGTGCTGAGCGTCAAAGGCTACCCGTCGGCGCAAGTGTTAGGAGAAACCCCCTTTACGTTCATGGTCGCCGAAGATATCCCCAGGGTGCAACGGGTTCTGAACCAAGCCATCGAGCAGGGTCAAAGTTTTAAACTCGAACACCGCGATCGCCTCCCGGATGGGACGATTGTCTGGGAGGAGGTCAATGGGATTGCGCTGTTGGATGATGAGGGGAAGGTCAAAGGCTTTCGCGGTGCGGGTTTAAGTATCACCGAACGCAAGCAGAACGAAGAAAGCCTACGTCGTCAATTCCTGGCGGTGGAGTCGGCCATGGATGGGATTGCTCTGCTGAACGCTCACGAAGGTAGCTATGTCTATCTCAATCAAGCTCATGGGTCGTTATTTGGCTATGACCGTTGCGAGGAGTTAATGGGCCAAACCTGGCATCGTCTCTACCCTCCCGAAGAAATCACACGCATTGAACAGGAGATCTTCCCTATATTGCAGCGCGATCGCCATTGGCGCGGGGATACTTTGGCGCAACGTCGGGATGGAACTCTCTTTTGGCAAGAAATTTCTCTGTCCTTGACGGAGGATGGCTTATTAATCTGCGCCTGTCGGGATGTGACGGAGTCTCGCGGGATGTTAACGGCGTTGCAGGAGAGTGAGGAACGCTTCCGCCAGCTTGCTGAGAACGTTGATAGTGTGTTCTGGATTAGTGACCCCCAAACCTTGCAGGTTCTCTATGTCAGTCCCGCCTATGAACGATTGTGGGGTCACTCAGCGGTTGAACTCTATGGGAATCCCAAAAAGTTTATTGAGGCGATTCACCCGGAGGATCGCGATCGCCTTGCCGATGACTTAAGAAACCCCATCTCAGACACCTACAGTCGAGAATATCGCCTGCTTCATCCTGATGGAACCCTGCGTTGGATTCGGGCCCGCGCTTTCCCGGTGCGAGATGAGGCGGGGCAACTGTATCGGGTGGTTGGGGTGGCCGAAGATATTAGTGATATCAAACTCGCTGAGGCGGCTCTGGAACGACAATTACAACGGGAACGCCTCTTCTCGACCATTTCCCAACGCATCCGTCAATCTCTGGATATGGAATCGGTGATGCAAACCTCCGTCGAAGAGGTGCGGGAGTTTCTGCATACCGATCGCGTGGTGCTGTATAAGTTTAATCCGGATTGGAGTGGCAATATTGTCGTTGAATCCGTTGAACCGGGCTGTTTACAACTGTTGAACCGCACGATTGAGGACCCCTGTTTTCGGGGCAATTATGTGAATTCCTATCGTCAGGGACGCATTAGTTCTCTCGATGATATTGAGACGGTTCCTCTCGATGAGTGTCATCGCAATTTGTTGCGTCAACTTCAGGTGCGGGCCAATCTCGTGGTTCCGGTGATTCTTAACCATAACCCCCAGGACACCTCATCTGGGGAGGAACAGGGTCAACTTTGGGGCCTGTTGGTGGCCCATGAATGTCGTCAACCCCGGCCTTGGCAGGGGGCGGAAATTGAATTACTCCAGCAATTGAGTGTCCAGGTGGCCATCGCCATCGGCCAATCCCAACTCTATGCTCAGGCCCAGGCGGAAGTCACGGAACGCCAACAGGCTGAACAGCGGTTACGGGAGAGTGAAGCCACAATTCGCTCTCTCTATGAGGTAACGGCGAATCAGAATTTAGACTTTGAAACCCGTCTCGACCAGGTGGTGCGCATGGGGGCGGAACGCTTCAAGATGGATATTGGTACGATTGGCCGGGTTGATGGCGATCGCTATGAACTCCTATCGGTCTATATCCCAGGCCGGGCGCTGATTCCACCGGTTCCAGGGGATAGTTTTAATCTCGCTGAAACCTTTGATGGGATTCTCTTGGAGGAAATTCGGCAGCAGCAAAATGTCCACCATGTTTTAGCCATTGAACAGATCCAAGACTCTCCCTGGCAAGATGTCGGGGGCCATCGTCTGCGGGGGCTACAATCCTATTTTGGGGTGGCGATTCTGGTGGGTGGAGATGTCTATGGAACCCTCTCCTTTTGTTCGCCTCAACCGCGAGCCGCTGGACTATTTTCGGACGCCGATTGTGAGCTGTTGCGCTTGATGGCTCAATGGGTTGGGGGAGAGATTGAACGCCATTCGGCTCAAAAAGAGGTGCAACGCTCGTTTCAACGAGCCTTGTTGTTGCGAACGATTACCCAAGATATTCGCTCCAAACTGGACTTACAGGAGATTTGCCAAACGACTTGTAGCCTTTTGGGGGAAACCCTCAAGGGCGATCGCTGTCTCTTGTATGCCTATGATGAGAACCCGGAACCCCAGGCTCCGATGATGGCGGAATATCTCAGTCGGGGGACGGTCTCGACGATTGGCTTAAACCTCTCGGTGATTGGCAATCCCCATCTCGAAAAGGTCTTGAGGAGCGATCGCGCTGTTCCGGTCAGCAATGTGTTTGAGGACCCGGTTCTCAATACTCTAGCTCCCCTATCGCGAGAGATTTCTCTTAAATCAATGTTGGCGGTTCGCACCTCCTATAAGGGCAAGGTGAATGGCTTGATTGTCTTGCAACAGTGCGATCGCTTCCGCTATTGGACGCAAAGTGAGATTGAGTTAGTCGAGTCAGTGGCGGATCAGGTGGGGATTGCGGTGGCTCAGGGGCGACTGCTCGAACAGGAAACTCGGCAACGGGAGCAACTGGCTCAGCAAAATCTGGCCCTGGAACAGGCTCGTCTGGCGGCGGAGGCGGCCAATCAGGCCAAGAGTGAGTTTTTGGCGACGATGAGCCATGAAATCCGCACGCCCATGAATGCGGTGATTGGCATGACGGGTTTATTGTTGGATATGGATCTGACCCTGGATCAGCGAGATTTTGTGGAAACGATCCGCACCAGTGGTGATGCTCTGTTGACGATTATTAATGACATCCTAGATTTCTCGAAGATTGAGGCCGGGAAGTTGGATCTCGAAGAACATCCTTTTGAGTTACGCACTTGCGTCGAGGGGGCGTTGGATCTGTTGGCGTCACGGGCGGCGGAAAAAGGGATTGAACTGGCCTGTTTTATTGAACCGTCGGTTCCTCACAGTCTGATTGGGGATGTGACGCGGCTACGCCAGATTTTGGTGAATCTGTTGGGGAATGCGATTAAGTTTACGGCTCGCGGTGAGGTGGTGGTGTCGGTGTCGGCGTCTCCTCTGGGTGATGGGGCTTTGGAGACGGTGGATATGGAGGAGGTACATCCAACTCATCAGATTCAGGTGTCGGTGCGCGATACGGGAATTGGGATTCCTCAAGAACGCTTGGATCGTTTGTTTAAACCCTTTAGTCAGGTGGATGCTTCCACGACTCGGGAATATGGGGGGACGGGCTTGGGATTGGCGATCGCCCAGCGACTCTGTCAGTTGATGGGGGGACGGATGTGGGTTGAGAGTGCGGTGAATGTGGGCTCGACGTTCTCCTTTACCTTTACGGGCCGGGCGATCGCCCTCTCCCGTTTGCGGGATCTCACCGAAACTCAACCGGATTTACAACAGGCTCGGATTCTGGTGGTGGATGACAACGCCACCAATCGCCAGATTCTAGTCCGCCAAACCCAATTTTGGGGAATGCACCCGTTTGCAGCCGCCTCGGGAGCGGAGGCGTTGGTGTTACTGGAGGATGGGGCGCGATTTGATGTGGCGGTGTTAGATATGCAGATGCCCCAAATGGATGGATTGACGTTGGCGAAAAAGATTCGTCAACGGACTGAGGGGGCGGAGTTACCTTTGGTGATGTTTACCTCGATTGGTAAGCCGGAGATTCGCAAGGATTATGAGAGTCTCAATTTTGTGGCGTTTCTCAATAAACCGATTAAACAATCCCAACTCTATGATGTGCTGGTGGCGGCTCTGGGACAAGGGACGGTGCAAAGCCAAGGGTGGGCAAAAGGGACTACCCCGACTAAGCCGGCCTCGAAGCCGGTGGATGTTTTAAGTCTGCGGGTTCTACTGGCTGAAGATAATGCGATTAACCAAAAGGTGGCGTTACGGATTCTGGAGCGTATGGGCTATCGGGCCGATGTGGCGGCCAATGGTTTGGAGGTGATTGGGGCCCTGCACCGACAACCCTATGATGTGATTTTGATGGATGTGCAAATGCCGGAGTTGGATGGGTTGGAAACGACTCGTCGCATTGTGGAGGATGCCGCTACGTTCCCGTTCCCGAAACCTCGGATTATTGCGATGACGGCGAATGCGATGCAGGGCGATCGCGAGGCCTGTTTGGCGGCGGGGATGGATGATTATGTGAGTAAGCCGATTCGAGTCGAGCAGTTGGCCCGGGCGTTGGCTCAATGTACTCCCATTTCTCAGGAGATTATCCCGAAGACTGGAGGAGGGCAACCCCAACCCCCACAAGCCGGACCCCCACAAGCCGGACCCCCACAAGGGGGGCAACCCCAAGCCGGACCCCCACAAGGGGGGCAACCCCAAGCCGGACCCCCACAAGGGGGGCAACCCCAAGGGATTGCCCCTAGGCTGGATGAGGAGATGCCGGTGTTGAATCCTGAGGCGTTGGATTCTCTCTGGCAACTCGTGGGAGAGGATGATTCACAAATGTTTTTGGAGGTGATTGAGAGTTATTTGCAGGAAGTCCCGCAATTGCTGTCGGAATGCTCCGAGGCGATCGCGGATCAGGATAAGGTTCGGGTACAACGGCTAGTTCACACTCTCAAGTCCACCAGTGCGACTCTCGGGGCGACGTTACTTTCTCAAGCCTGTTCGGATTTTGAACAACGGGCTTTAGAGGCGACGGCGGCGGAACATCAACAACGGCTCAGCCGCTTGTTGGCTGAGTATGAACCGGTGAAACAGGCGTTGCTGGACTTGCGAGAGGAGACTCGCCAAACGGTTCAGTCCCACGAGGCCCAGGGAGGTTCAGCTTGA
- the radA gene encoding DNA repair protein RadA → MAKPRTIYVCQECGAEFPQYFGRCTNCGAWNSLVETEPIEALTTTRPASAVAWNRNLGVSNGEKPEGQPRASVRLSEIADASVARMPSGYAELDRVLGGGIVPGSLVLIGGEPGIGKSTLLLQTASGLAQESRVLYVSAEESGQQIKLRAQRLLDGHPHVETSEAAEGEYVEEHQRESRLRSPQASRSQSGGRVSESNSPQEGEAGLGEGSLAVEPNFFLLPETDLEAILRELESLKPDFAVIDSIQTIYFSSLTSAPGSVAQVRECTSALMQVAKRENITLFVVGHVTKDGSIAGPRVLEHLVDTVLFFEGDRFASHRILRSMKNRFGATHEIGVFEMIANGLREVSNPSELFMGSRDETVSGTCTVVACEGTRPILVELQALVSPASFGSPRRSATGIDSNRLQQILAVLEKRVGVPLSKLDTYLASVGGIRVEEPAADLGVAIAVVSGFRDRLVDPHTVLIGEVGLGGQVRQVSQLELRLREAAKLGFKRAIIPKGQNPPELGLTLIPVARVLDAILEAIPSASTASPMALEAGETPSGLSLPSLDAVDDDEDWDDDLGSAGGPETDLF, encoded by the coding sequence ATGGCAAAGCCTCGTACGATTTATGTCTGTCAGGAATGTGGTGCTGAGTTTCCCCAATATTTTGGTCGTTGTACAAACTGTGGGGCCTGGAACTCGTTAGTGGAAACGGAACCGATTGAGGCCCTGACGACGACTCGTCCGGCTAGTGCGGTAGCGTGGAACCGTAACCTGGGTGTCTCTAATGGGGAGAAACCCGAGGGCCAACCTCGGGCGTCGGTGCGTTTGTCCGAAATTGCTGATGCGTCGGTGGCGCGGATGCCGTCGGGGTATGCGGAACTCGATCGCGTCCTTGGAGGGGGCATTGTACCAGGTTCGTTGGTGCTGATTGGCGGGGAACCGGGGATTGGGAAATCGACTCTATTGTTGCAAACGGCCAGCGGCTTGGCCCAAGAGTCACGGGTTCTCTATGTCTCGGCGGAGGAGTCGGGACAACAGATTAAGTTACGGGCCCAGCGACTGTTGGATGGCCATCCTCATGTTGAGACGTCTGAGGCGGCTGAGGGGGAGTATGTAGAGGAACATCAGAGGGAGTCACGATTGCGATCTCCGCAGGCTTCGCGATCGCAATCGGGGGGGAGGGTGAGCGAATCGAACTCCCCCCAAGAGGGAGAGGCTGGCTTGGGGGAGGGGTCCCTGGCGGTGGAACCGAACTTCTTTCTGTTACCGGAGACGGATTTGGAGGCGATTTTACGGGAGTTGGAGTCGTTAAAGCCGGATTTTGCGGTCATTGATAGTATCCAAACCATTTATTTTTCCTCCCTGACGTCGGCACCGGGTTCGGTGGCTCAGGTGCGTGAATGTACGTCGGCGTTGATGCAGGTGGCGAAACGGGAAAATATCACGCTATTTGTGGTGGGCCATGTGACTAAAGATGGCTCGATCGCCGGGCCGAGGGTGTTAGAACATTTGGTGGATACGGTGTTGTTTTTTGAGGGCGATCGCTTCGCCAGTCACCGGATTTTGCGATCGATGAAAAATCGCTTTGGGGCCACCCATGAGATTGGGGTGTTTGAGATGATTGCCAATGGCTTGCGGGAGGTGTCCAATCCCTCGGAACTGTTTATGGGAAGCCGCGATGAGACGGTTTCGGGAACCTGTACGGTGGTAGCCTGTGAGGGGACGCGGCCGATTTTGGTGGAGTTACAGGCCCTGGTGAGTCCCGCCAGTTTTGGCTCCCCTCGCCGCAGTGCAACGGGGATTGATAGTAATCGCTTACAACAAATTTTGGCGGTGTTGGAGAAGCGGGTGGGGGTTCCGCTGTCGAAGTTGGATACCTATTTAGCCTCGGTGGGGGGGATTCGGGTGGAGGAACCGGCAGCGGACTTGGGAGTGGCGATCGCCGTGGTGTCAGGGTTTCGCGATCGCCTGGTGGACCCCCATACGGTTCTGATTGGCGAAGTGGGGTTAGGGGGACAGGTTCGCCAGGTCTCTCAGTTGGAATTACGGTTACGGGAAGCGGCTAAACTGGGATTTAAACGGGCCATCATTCCTAAAGGACAAAATCCCCCGGAGTTGGGACTGACGTTAATTCCCGTGGCCCGAGTTCTCGATGCTATCTTGGAGGCAATTCCCTCAGCCTCTACGGCATCCCCCATGGCCCTTGAAGCCGGGGAGACCCCCTCGGGGTTAAGTCTTCCTTCCCTGGATGCAGTGGATGACGACGAGGATTGGGATGATGATTTAGGGAGTGCTGGGGGGCCGGAAACTGACCTGTTTTAG
- a CDS encoding response regulator transcription factor: protein MDSQKEKILVVDDEASIRRILETRLAMIGYDVVTAADGEEALDTFRDSQPDLVVLDVMMPKLDGYGVCQELRKESDVPIIMLTALGDVADRITGLELGADDYVVKPFSPKELEARIRSVLRRVDKINSTGIPSSGVIQVNTIRIDTNKRQVYKGDERIRLTGMEFSLLELLVSRSGEPFSRSEILQEVWGYTPERHVDTRVVDVHISRLRAKLEEDPSNPELILTARGTGYLFQRIIEPGEE, encoded by the coding sequence TTGGATAGTCAAAAAGAAAAAATTCTCGTTGTTGATGATGAAGCTAGCATCCGTCGCATTCTAGAAACCCGCCTCGCCATGATTGGCTACGATGTGGTGACTGCGGCTGACGGTGAAGAAGCACTCGACACCTTCCGCGACAGTCAACCCGACTTGGTGGTGTTAGATGTGATGATGCCAAAACTCGATGGCTATGGTGTTTGTCAGGAACTCCGTAAGGAGTCCGATGTACCCATTATCATGCTGACAGCTCTCGGGGATGTGGCCGATCGCATCACGGGACTAGAGTTAGGGGCTGATGACTATGTAGTCAAACCCTTCTCGCCCAAAGAACTTGAAGCCAGGATTCGCTCGGTCTTACGACGAGTGGATAAAATCAATAGTACGGGCATCCCCAGTTCTGGCGTCATCCAAGTTAACACCATCCGCATAGACACCAATAAACGCCAGGTGTATAAAGGCGATGAGCGCATTCGTCTAACGGGGATGGAGTTTAGTTTATTAGAGTTGCTAGTCAGCCGCTCTGGGGAACCCTTCTCCCGCTCGGAAATTCTTCAAGAGGTTTGGGGATATACCCCTGAACGTCACGTCGATACTCGTGTGGTAGATGTTCATATCTCCCGACTCCGGGCCAAACTCGAAGAAGACCCCAGCAACCCCGAGTTAATTCTCACGGCCCGAGGAACCGGGTATCTTTTCCAACGCATCATTGAACCGGGAGAAGAGTAG